AGCTCAGCGCCTGGGGAACCTGCCCGATGCAGTGCTGGGAGAGCCACTCGTGCAGCTCGCGAGCGCCCCACCCGGCGCCGAGGGCGCGGCGCAGCGAGGCCTCGGAGATGCGGTAGACGCTGGCGAGCCCCGGCGACTCGAGGTCGGCGAAGGCCTCCACAGCGCGCGCCGTGTCGGGGGTGGGAGGGCCCGGGATGAGAAGCGTCAGGTCGGCCTGCGCGATGACCTCCTCGACCTCCGGCGGTACGAGCTCCCCCGCGGAGGCCACGACGTCGCCGCCTGCCAAGAGAGCGCGCAGGGGAGTGGAGGCGTGCTCGCCGCCGAGCGCGCCAAAGTGGTGCGCCTCGCGCACAGCAGCCTCGATGAAGTCCTCCGACATACCGGCGGCCACCACCGGGGCGCGGTAGAACAGCGAGGCGGGGTCCTCGACAACCGTCGCCCGCGCGCTGTTGAGGCCGGGGGCGTGCGTGGTGTCGTCGAAAAGCCGGGCGTCCGTGTCGATGCGCCAGGGGGAGGCGACCCAGGCGCTCAAAAGGAGCGCCCACTGCTGCGCCAGCGGCGCGTCGAGCCAGAGCAGTCCCTCGCGCGTGGCGGCGAGGACCGGGCGCTCGGCGTCATCGTCGCCGCGTCCGAGGATCCCCGCGGCCTCGCCGGTGGTCATCACGAGCGAGGGGTCGAAGCCGAGCTGCTTCTTCAGGCCCTGGAGGGAGCGCACCCCGACGGTGGAGTCCTTGTTCAGCGGCAGCGGTTCGGCAAGCAGCCGCACCAGCAGCTGCCGCGTCTCGCGCACGGCGTCGAGGCCCTGGGCGGCGGCTTCTCGGTCCACCGCCTGCTGGTCCACGGGGTCGGTGGGCGGTGGGGCGAGGGGGTACTCGCGCGGCTGTTCGCCGCGCAGCGCCTCGCGCACGGGCCGGGGCAGGCGTACGGTGTTCGGGCCCTGCAGGACGAGAAGGTCGGCGTCGATGAGGGAGCGCACCGTCGGGTTCAAAGAGCGCATCATGCCGACACCGCCAGCCTGCGCCAGCCTCTCCAGGACGCTGCGGGACTCGGCATCGAGCGCCTCCACCTGTGCGGTGAGCCCCTCCGGCGCGCGGTCGAGGATGCGCCATCCCGGGGGCAGCCCGGCCAGCGCGCCGGGCGCGACCCGCAGGCCGCTTTCGCCGTAGACGAGCCCCCACGCGCGCAGCTTTGCCACGCTCGCCGCGGCGTCGACGGGGAGGCCTTCGAGGTGTGCGGCGCTGACGGGGTCGAGCTCCGCGCCGTGGTCAACGAGTGTTTCCAGCACCGCGATGTCGGCGGCGTTGAGTCGGCGCAGCGCACGCGCCAGCGATGCCGGCAGGTTCAGCCGCGATGTCAGGGCGGCCAGCGAGGGCGGGGTGGGAAAGGTGGCGTCGGGGCGGGCCTGGATGAGCGTGCGCAGCTCCTCGTCCGACATCGCGGCGAGGGCGGAGATGAGATCGTCCATTATGGGGGTGAGTGTACGTGCGTTTTGGCGGCGGACGTGAAAGAATATGGGGTATGGTTAAAGACGTAGAAAAGATCGGCCGCAAGAACCCGGCCTGGCCCGAATACACTCCCACGGGCCACCCCGTCACCGAGATCACTTCCTCCCTCGCCGGCGCATCCAGCCCCTTCGGGGACGACCTGATCCTTCCCCGCCCGTACGAGGAAACCGGCTACGTCCACCCCACCACGCGCATCAACCGTTAAACGCGCCCAGAGCGCAGTAAACCGCCTGCCCCGGCGATAACGCCGGGGCAGGCGGTTTTTCGCGTAGCGCCCGTTGAGCCGTGCTTAGCGCAGTGCGGCCAGCGCGGCAGCGACGTCGCCCGCGAGGAGGGCGTCGATAAGCGGCTTGTTGGCGTTGTAGAACGCGTTGTAGTTGTCGCGGTTGGCCTTGTAGGTGTCGTGGACCACGGCGGGTACGTGGATGTTGTACTCGGCCAGCTTGGACACGACCTGCTTGTACAGGGCGTCGACCTCAGTCTCGGTGGACTGCTGCTTCGGTGCCGCGGCGGGGGCGGGGGCAGGCGCCGGTGCGGCGGAGACGTTGCGCGGGGTGGGGGCGGAGTTCAGGCCGAGCTTCGCGGAGCAGGCGGGCCACGCGCCCCAGCCCTGGCCGGCGAGGGTGCGCTCGGCGACGGCGATCTGCTGCTCGCGGGTGGCCAGGTTGGCGGTCGGGGCGAACTCGGTGCCGCCGTAGGCCGCCCAGGTGGAGGGGGAGAACTGCAGGCCGCCGTGGTAGCCGTTGCCGGTGTTGATGGACCAGTTACCGCCGGACTCGCACTGCGCGAGGCGGTCCCAGTCGGAGTCGGGGGCAGCCGAGGCCTGCGGGGCGACGACGCCGCTCAGGGCGGCTGCGGCTGCGGTGCCGGCGAGTGCCTTGGCGGCAAAAGATACGGTCTGCTTGGTGTGGCGTCCCATGAAGTCTGTCCTCTCTTGTTGTCGCCTGCGAAGTTAGCTGTCGGGTTCTGGCGGAGGCGCCAGGCCGCTGTCGGTGCGGCTTCACCCCGTGCGCGGCGCGCGGTGGGTTCCCCGCTCCTGCCCTGTGAAGTTCAGTTGCGTGCGCGGGGCCGGGCAGGATTCGGCGGGCCCCGCTCAAGGTCTCGCCCGTATGGGCATGGCCGACACTTTATAGCTTTGTAACGATTGAGTCACGTAAGCGACACGGAACGGCCATCAAACCGTCCCATATGACAGTGTTTTCGCAGGTCATGCGCGTAGTGTGAACTATGTCACGCGCAATGGAGGCTGCTCTTCTCTCCCGCCCCGCGCGCGGGTATGATAGGCGGTCTTTACAGGACTTATCGCAAAAGAAAGAGGGGACGGACATGCCGATTGGAAAGGTGAAGTGGTTCGACGCGGACAAGGGCTTCGGCTTTGCGTCCAACCCGGGCGACGAGGACGTCTTTATCAGCAAGTCCGTCCTGCCCGAAGGCGTGGAGGACCTCGTCGCAGGCCAGCGCATTGAGTTTGACTTCGCGGCCGGGCGCAAAGGCCCCCAGGCGCTGCGCGTCGCCGTGCTCGAAACGCCGAAGCGGCGCCCCGTCCACCGCCGCAAGCCCGAGGAGCTGGGCAGCATGCTTGCCGACGTCATGACGCTCATCGAAACCCAGGTCCAGCCGGCACTGACCGCCGGGCGCTACCCCGAGCGCAAGGAAGCGCGCCAGGTGGCGGAGATCCTCCGTGCCGTGGCGAAGGAGCTCGACGCCTAACTGAACGGCCGCGTCCTATTCGAAGGCGACCGACCACGTTGCCAGCACGGGGGTTTCCTCCCCGCCTGCGGCAGCGTCCACGGTGAGGAAGGAGACCTCGGCGACGACGAGGCGCGCGCCGTCCTTCACGGGGTCCGCGGTGGCGTTTTCCGCTTGGCCGGACTGGAAAAGCTGCTCCTCGTTCGCCCCCGGGTCGTCGTAGATGGTGAGAAGCTTCCAACTGGAGGAGGCGATCTCCTCCGGCAGGGTGAAGGTGACCGGCGAGGACTCGTCCAGCTCGAACCTGGGGGGCTCGCCGCCGTCGCACTGTTCGTCGAGCTCGCAGATGGTGTACGGCTCCACGAGGAGCACGGAGTCCCCGTTGGCTACTTCCACCCGCAGCTCGCCCGGCGGGGTGATGGGCCGGGAGCGCTGCCACTCAAGGAAGAGCGCGAAGCCGCCCACGACGAGGGCGACGCCCACGACAAGGACGAGCAGCTGCGCCCAGGCGGGCACCTTCTTGGTTGAGCTCATGGCGGTGAGTCTAACCGGCGGGTTCGAAACTGACGCGGTACAGGTCGGGCCAGCGTTTGCCCGCGAGGTAGAACTCGTCGGTGCCCGGGATGTGAGCGATGCCGTTGAGGACGTTATTCGGGTCGGGGGCTGCGTTGTTCTCCAGCCCGGACGCATCGATCACGGCCGTGACCGCGCCCGAGTCGGCGTCGATGCGGAGGATATCGGTGGTGAGGAAGACGTTGGCGTACACCGCGCCGCCCACGCACTCGAGCTCGTTGATCCCGCTGACGGGGCTGCCCTCCAGGGTGACCTCGAAGCGCTCGCGCTCCTGCATCGTCTCGGGGTCCATCCGCCGCAGGTAGCTGGTGCCATCGGAATAGATCAGCTCGTCCTGGCGCGCGCACAGGCCCCAGCCCTCCCCGTCGATTCCGGCACGCCCCGTCTCTTCCAGCGTCTCGGCGTCGCGCTGGATGGCCACCCCGTTGCGCCAGGTCAGCTGCCACAGGTGCTCGCCCGCGCGGGTGATGCCCTCGCCGAAGTACTCCGGATCGAGCCCGGCGCTGACCAGCTCGTCGCCCTCGACCGTGCGGCGGTACACCCGCGACTCGCCCTCCTGGCCGGTGCCCACGTAGAGGGTGCCGTCCTCGGCGACCTCGAGGCCCTGGGTGAAGCTGCCGGGGTCAAAGTCGTAGCGGGCCTGGACGACCGCCTGCAGCTGCTCCGGACCTTCGGCGGCGGCCGAGCACGCCGCCGCGCCGGGCAGCACGACGGAAAGCACGGCGAGGTAGCAAAAGGCGCGCGCAGAAAGACCCATGCTCACTATCATGCACCACCTCACGCATAATGAGTGCGTGTCTGCTTCCACCAGATCTTCCCGTTCCTCCCGCCCCCGCCGCCCGTTGCTGGGGGACCGGGCCGTCGCCACCGCCAGGGAGGCCCTCGAAGAGATCGCCGGGGGCGAGGTGGGCGAGCACATCGGCGTGGCGGGGGTAAGCCCCAACGTGGCCACCCACCGCTTCGCGGCGGACGAGCCGGGCTACCCGGGCTGGGAGTGGAACGCGGTCGTGGCCTGCGCCACCGGCTCCACCTGGGTCACCGTCAACGAGGTTGCGCTCGTTCCCTCGCCGAGCGGCGACGCCCTCGAGGCGCCCGACTGGGTGCCCTACTCCGAGCGCCTGCGGCCCGGGGACCTCGGCCCGGGCGACCTCATGGCGCCCGCGCCCGACGACGACCGCCTCACCGAGGATTCCTTCTCCCGCGACGCCGTGACCTTCGCCGGGCGCGACACCAAGCGTTACCTCACCCGCGCCGGGTTAGAGGACGCGAAAACGCGCTGGCGCACCGGCGAGTTCGGTCCCAACAGCGAGTTCGCCGAGCAGGCCACCCTGCACTGTCGCAGTTGCGCGTTCTGGGTGCCGCTGGGTGAGCCCGTCGGCGACAACTTCGGGGTGTGCACCAACGAGTACTCCGCCGACGGGCGCGTCGTGGCCGCCAGCTACGGCTGTGGGGCGCACTCCGACACCGAGGTTGACACGGAGGCCAGCTCCGCGGGCACGCCTTACGACGACGAAAAGCCCCTGTACTAGGCGCGTGGTACTGGGCGCGTGATACTGGGCTCGTACAAACTGTTTAGAACGACGAGGCCCGCGCCCGACGCAGCTCGTTGACCTCCCTGTGCGTCGGAAGCCCGGCGCGTTGCAGCGCGGTGCGTCCGCCGACGGTCGCGGCGTACTCGCGCCAACCGGAGACGAGGCGCGCTCCGTAGACCGGGTCGACCAGCCAGGTTTCCGCCTCCATGAGATCTGCGACGCGGAAGCCGGCCGGGGCGGGATCGATCGTCGCGCCCCGCCACGCGAGGATGTCCAGCACGCCGTCCAGCGCGATAGAGGGCGTCGTATGCGGGTGCCCCGATACCCGCACGCGCGCGGTGCCGTCGGTCGCGATAGTGAGCAGGGCCGCGGCGATGGCCTGGGGGACGCGGGAGTGGGCGTCGATAAGCAGGCCCTCGTGCGTGGACAGCGAGGCGAGGGCGAAGCGCTGCCACCCGCAGTCGGGGCCGTGCACGGCCGGGTTTTCCCGCTCGTCGCGCAGCGGGGAGGAATCGACGGTGATTTCCTCGGGCGAGGGGGTCAGCGGGCGCAGGGAAAGCGCCGCGAGGCCGCCGCTGACCTCGATTACCGCCCGGCGGGT
This is a stretch of genomic DNA from Corynebacterium auris. It encodes these proteins:
- a CDS encoding helicase-associated domain-containing protein — encoded protein: MDDLISALAAMSDEELRTLIQARPDATFPTPPSLAALTSRLNLPASLARALRRLNAADIAVLETLVDHGAELDPVSAAHLEGLPVDAAASVAKLRAWGLVYGESGLRVAPGALAGLPPGWRILDRAPEGLTAQVEALDAESRSVLERLAQAGGVGMMRSLNPTVRSLIDADLLVLQGPNTVRLPRPVREALRGEQPREYPLAPPPTDPVDQQAVDREAAAQGLDAVRETRQLLVRLLAEPLPLNKDSTVGVRSLQGLKKQLGFDPSLVMTTGEAAGILGRGDDDAERPVLAATREGLLWLDAPLAQQWALLLSAWVASPWRIDTDARLFDDTTHAPGLNSARATVVEDPASLFYRAPVVAAGMSEDFIEAAVREAHHFGALGGEHASTPLRALLAGGDVVASAGELVPPEVEEVIAQADLTLLIPGPPTPDTARAVEAFADLESPGLASVYRISEASLRRALGAGWGARELHEWLSQHCIGQVPQALSFLIDDVARNHGALRAGAALSYVRTEDPALLARAAGVVVSLRVLAPTVAVSELPLAKLMAELRAAGLQPSAEDSTGAVLNVAPDPVLVRATPARLPRTPAPRDTEEVLRALRTRGEAPTTDALGIIRAAARARHRVTLGFVDSAGAQRTLTIVPFSVTAGQLDGQDVDSGRVVRVPLARVTAAEPL
- a CDS encoding resuscitation-promoting factor Rpf1 domain-containing protein, with the protein product MGRHTKQTVSFAAKALAGTAAAAALSGVVAPQASAAPDSDWDRLAQCESGGNWSINTGNGYHGGLQFSPSTWAAYGGTEFAPTANLATREQQIAVAERTLAGQGWGAWPACSAKLGLNSAPTPRNVSAAPAPAPAPAAAPKQQSTETEVDALYKQVVSKLAEYNIHVPAVVHDTYKANRDNYNAFYNANKPLIDALLAGDVAAALAALR
- a CDS encoding cold-shock protein, with translation MPIGKVKWFDADKGFGFASNPGDEDVFISKSVLPEGVEDLVAGQRIEFDFAAGRKGPQALRVAVLETPKRRPVHRRKPEELGSMLADVMTLIETQVQPALTAGRYPERKEARQVAEILRAVAKELDA
- a CDS encoding DUF2771 family protein, producing the protein MSSTKKVPAWAQLLVLVVGVALVVGGFALFLEWQRSRPITPPGELRVEVANGDSVLLVEPYTICELDEQCDGGEPPRFELDESSPVTFTLPEEIASSSWKLLTIYDDPGANEEQLFQSGQAENATADPVKDGARLVVAEVSFLTVDAAAGGEETPVLATWSVAFE
- a CDS encoding glutaminyl-peptide cyclotransferase gives rise to the protein MGLSARAFCYLAVLSVVLPGAAACSAAAEGPEQLQAVVQARYDFDPGSFTQGLEVAEDGTLYVGTGQEGESRVYRRTVEGDELVSAGLDPEYFGEGITRAGEHLWQLTWRNGVAIQRDAETLEETGRAGIDGEGWGLCARQDELIYSDGTSYLRRMDPETMQERERFEVTLEGSPVSGINELECVGGAVYANVFLTTDILRIDADSGAVTAVIDASGLENNAAPDPNNVLNGIAHIPGTDEFYLAGKRWPDLYRVSFEPAG
- a CDS encoding DUF3027 domain-containing protein; amino-acid sequence: MHHLTHNECVSASTRSSRSSRPRRPLLGDRAVATAREALEEIAGGEVGEHIGVAGVSPNVATHRFAADEPGYPGWEWNAVVACATGSTWVTVNEVALVPSPSGDALEAPDWVPYSERLRPGDLGPGDLMAPAPDDDRLTEDSFSRDAVTFAGRDTKRYLTRAGLEDAKTRWRTGEFGPNSEFAEQATLHCRSCAFWVPLGEPVGDNFGVCTNEYSADGRVVAASYGCGAHSDTEVDTEASSAGTPYDDEKPLY